The following proteins are encoded in a genomic region of Phycisphaera sp.:
- the ribB gene encoding 3,4-dihydroxy-2-butanone-4-phosphate synthase: MTTHPPPGFSTIPEILEELRAGRMVVLTDDEDRENEGDLVMAAQFVTPEAVSFMVRRGGGYLFVSLTEAICDRLDLHPQTARNTSVRGTPLMVSIDGHPRHGFTTGVSAFERARTIQMTIDPNTRPDDFVRPGHINPLRARDGGVLVRIGQTEGSVDLCRLAGLTPAAMGIEIMREDGQMSRIPDLVEFNTQHDLKMCSIKQIIEYRLSRESFVERLEPKAGTPIETKHGQFTLHAFRSITDPLPHLALTLGGVGDLDNSGHVVEQAEPTMVRVHRRDLLGDIFAATQGDRNSRAILDSAMAQIQQAGKGAIVYLRPSGGLDTPDDRNALNNRLTQPFDLNNEDSPTKSQAAGALEYGTGSQIVRALGIKQMRLLTNSDAAYPQLEAFGLSITERVRL, encoded by the coding sequence CGCGCCGGCCGCATGGTCGTGCTCACCGACGACGAGGACCGCGAGAACGAGGGCGACCTGGTCATGGCCGCCCAGTTCGTGACCCCCGAGGCCGTGTCCTTCATGGTCCGCCGGGGCGGGGGCTACCTCTTCGTGAGCCTGACCGAGGCCATCTGCGACCGGCTCGACCTGCACCCGCAGACCGCCCGCAATACCTCCGTCCGCGGCACGCCGCTGATGGTCTCGATCGATGGCCACCCCCGCCACGGTTTCACGACCGGTGTGAGTGCCTTCGAGCGGGCGCGCACGATCCAGATGACCATCGACCCCAACACCCGCCCCGACGATTTCGTCCGCCCGGGCCACATCAATCCGCTTCGGGCTCGCGACGGCGGCGTGCTCGTGCGCATCGGCCAGACCGAGGGCTCGGTCGACCTGTGCCGCCTGGCCGGCCTCACCCCAGCGGCCATGGGCATCGAGATCATGCGCGAGGACGGGCAGATGTCCCGCATCCCCGACCTGGTCGAGTTCAACACGCAGCACGACCTCAAGATGTGCTCGATCAAGCAGATCATCGAGTACCGTCTGAGCCGCGAGAGTTTTGTCGAGCGTCTCGAGCCTAAGGCCGGCACGCCAATCGAGACCAAACACGGCCAGTTCACCTTACACGCCTTCCGAAGCATCACCGATCCGCTGCCGCACCTCGCACTGACACTCGGCGGCGTGGGCGACCTTGACAACTCGGGCCACGTCGTCGAACAAGCCGAACCAACCATGGTGCGTGTCCACCGCCGCGACCTCTTGGGCGACATCTTCGCGGCCACACAGGGCGATCGCAACAGCCGCGCCATCCTCGACAGCGCGATGGCCCAGATCCAGCAGGCGGGCAAGGGCGCGATCGTCTATCTCCGCCCGAGCGGCGGGCTGGACACCCCCGATGATCGCAACGCCCTGAACAACCGCCTCACCCAGCCCTTCGACCTCAACAACGAGGACAGCCCCACCAAGAGCCAGGCCGCCGGCGCCCTCGAATACGGCACCGGCAGCCAGATCGTCCGAGCCCTGGGCATCAAGCAGATGCGTCTGCTCACCAATAGCGACGCGGCATATCCCCAACTCGAAGCGTTCGGGCTCAGCATCACCGAGAGGGTGCGCCTCTAA
- a CDS encoding GNAT family N-acetyltransferase: MAHASLARRFSSPDPDTITIEAGVPADLAPLARFHYAAGRPGPIARVLRAVDDNEVVGVLVASMPTLNGRWRPIAWPGEYDTPDKRANALRLNHDVRVISRVIVDPRYRGRGLAVRLVRAYLDNPQTARTEALATMAHACPFFERAGMRRIELPPSKADARLLRALDRHGLEPADLLHHPPDSIAPSLRAWASARKLRGGDLPGRAFAALTHPPVALVHDRGAS; encoded by the coding sequence TTGGCACACGCCTCGCTCGCCCGCCGGTTCAGTAGTCCCGATCCCGACACCATCACCATCGAGGCCGGCGTGCCGGCCGACCTCGCGCCGCTGGCCCGCTTCCACTACGCCGCGGGCCGCCCCGGCCCGATCGCCCGCGTCCTGCGCGCCGTCGATGACAACGAAGTCGTGGGCGTCTTGGTCGCCTCGATGCCGACGCTCAACGGGCGATGGCGGCCCATCGCGTGGCCGGGCGAGTACGACACCCCCGACAAGCGCGCCAACGCGCTGCGCCTGAATCACGACGTGCGCGTCATCTCGCGTGTGATCGTCGATCCGCGATACCGCGGGCGGGGGCTGGCCGTCCGCCTCGTGCGCGCGTACCTCGACAATCCCCAAACCGCGCGCACGGAGGCCTTGGCCACCATGGCCCACGCGTGCCCCTTCTTCGAGCGTGCGGGCATGCGGCGGATCGAGTTGCCACCCAGTAAGGCCGACGCCCGGTTGCTGCGAGCCTTGGACCGACATGGGCTCGAGCCGGCGGACCTGCTGCACCACCCGCCCGACAGCATCGCGCCCAGCCTGCGTGCCTGGGCGAGCGCGCGCAAGCTGCGCGGCGGCGACCTCCCGGGCCGCGCGTTCGCCGCACTCACGCACCCGCCCGTCGCGCTCGTGCACGATCGGGGGGCATCATGA
- the nuoF gene encoding NADH-quinone oxidoreductase subunit NuoF, with product MAWSPKIEEHVLCKRIPTWPYGDPKDRRVVGYDDYVKTGGYEGLRKALTTKPGDVTDAVKTSMLRGRGGAGFPTGLKWTFLPKIEDGKDSLEDRGPRYLAINADESEPGTFKDRLLMDFDPHLVLEGIAITCYACRLDKAYIYIRGEYHHQAKVLEKAIAEAYEQGIFGPKGLTNTDANTGGTKFQVDCYVHRGAGAYICGEETALLEGLEGKRGWPRIKPPFPAVEGLFGRPTIINNVETLAHVPSIVENGAEWFTKQGVDSTIGAPPSFGTKLMGVSGHVNRPGCYELELGIPLNVLVEEYCGGMRNGKKFKGAIPGGVSMGILGTDQYEAEMDFDIGKKYNVLGLGTAGPTVFDEDTDMVAVARNIARFYKHESCGQCTPCREGSGWLYQLVSRIEDGHAKTKDLDMALEIATSMGSMPGTTICGLADGNNWALRTIMNKFRDEFETRVKPSHVAVKMTIGAAAHG from the coding sequence ATGGCCTGGTCCCCCAAGATCGAAGAGCACGTCCTGTGCAAGCGCATCCCCACCTGGCCCTACGGCGATCCCAAGGACCGCCGCGTCGTCGGCTACGACGACTACGTCAAGACCGGCGGCTACGAGGGCCTCCGCAAGGCCCTGACCACGAAGCCCGGCGACGTCACAGACGCCGTCAAGACCTCCATGCTCCGAGGCCGCGGCGGCGCGGGCTTCCCCACCGGCCTCAAGTGGACCTTCCTGCCCAAGATCGAAGACGGCAAGGACAGCCTCGAAGACCGCGGCCCACGCTACCTGGCCATCAACGCCGACGAGTCCGAGCCGGGCACCTTCAAGGACCGCCTGCTCATGGACTTCGACCCCCACCTGGTCCTCGAAGGCATCGCCATCACCTGCTACGCCTGTCGATTGGACAAGGCCTACATCTACATCCGCGGCGAGTACCACCACCAAGCTAAGGTCCTCGAGAAGGCCATCGCCGAGGCGTACGAGCAGGGCATCTTCGGCCCCAAGGGCCTGACCAACACCGACGCCAACACCGGCGGCACGAAGTTCCAGGTCGACTGCTACGTCCACCGCGGCGCGGGCGCCTACATCTGCGGCGAAGAGACCGCGCTGCTCGAGGGTCTCGAGGGCAAGCGCGGCTGGCCGCGCATCAAGCCGCCATTTCCCGCGGTGGAAGGCCTCTTCGGCCGGCCCACCATCATCAACAACGTCGAGACCCTCGCCCACGTGCCCAGCATCGTCGAGAACGGCGCCGAGTGGTTCACCAAGCAGGGCGTCGACAGCACTATCGGGGCCCCGCCCAGCTTCGGCACCAAGCTCATGGGCGTCAGCGGCCACGTCAACCGTCCGGGCTGCTACGAGCTCGAACTCGGCATCCCCCTGAACGTCCTGGTCGAGGAATACTGCGGCGGCATGCGCAATGGCAAGAAGTTCAAGGGCGCCATCCCCGGCGGCGTGAGCATGGGCATCCTGGGCACCGACCAGTACGAGGCCGAGATGGACTTCGACATCGGCAAGAAGTACAACGTGCTGGGTTTGGGCACCGCCGGGCCGACCGTCTTCGATGAAGACACCGACATGGTCGCCGTCGCCCGCAACATCGCCCGCTTCTACAAGCATGAGAGCTGCGGCCAATGCACGCCCTGCCGCGAGGGCAGCGGCTGGCTCTACCAACTCGTCAGCCGCATCGAGGACGGCCACGCGAAAACCAAGGACCTCGACATGGCCCTCGAGATCGCCACCAGCATGGGCTCCATGCCCGGCACGACGATCTGCGGCCTGGCCGATGGCAACAATTGGGCCTTGCGTACCATCATGAACAAGTTCCGCGACGAGTTCGAGACCCGCGTGAAGCCCAGCCACGTCGCGGTAAAAATGACCATCGGCGCGGCAGCGCACGGGTAG
- a CDS encoding endonuclease domain-containing protein, giving the protein MARPLRNELKASRNTQARSRELRTGASVPERVLWSRLRRSQLDGLKFRRQYALGPFVADFYCHECALVVEVDGPQHQGEQKDHDALRDEWMRERGLFVLRVRAADVSSDIGAVLRTIAREATRLKTPSASEDLGTSPAGSGGGG; this is encoded by the coding sequence ATGGCGAGACCGCTGAGGAACGAACTGAAAGCGTCACGCAACACGCAAGCCCGCAGCCGAGAACTGCGAACGGGTGCGTCCGTCCCGGAGCGTGTGTTGTGGTCACGGTTGCGCCGTAGCCAACTGGATGGGCTCAAGTTCCGCAGGCAATACGCCCTCGGGCCGTTTGTTGCCGACTTCTATTGCCACGAGTGTGCACTCGTCGTGGAAGTGGATGGCCCGCAGCATCAGGGCGAACAAAAGGACCATGATGCGCTACGAGACGAGTGGATGCGAGAGCGTGGGTTGTTTGTGCTGCGTGTGCGTGCGGCGGATGTGAGTTCGGACATTGGTGCGGTGCTTCGGACCATTGCCCGCGAGGCGACGCGATTGAAGACCCCCTCCGCCTCGGAGGACCTCGGCACCTCCCCCGCTGGGAGCGGGGGAGGGGGTTAG
- a CDS encoding outer membrane beta-barrel protein, translating to MRTAITAAMAGLLVMASGALASGRPSFVHEPYVVPASIGLPGSVGASSVGAASAAAGGMLQDDVDWTRRRREIAQQEMWFYYRIGVGATDRGSARFENFNGMDFDADFDTPGLLVSLAIGGRYRLWADGPWSRVGMRFEVEGLFGYSQYDRVGRGGGPIVADGDLFEYGFSVNLMPDIKLGRVSLFAGGGLGASVFTISDQSPSDYDDSRGALSLQAMAGVSVELAEPVALYGMVRYRTYSNIHFYDDTDTRMRLLSLDAASVEVGLEFRF from the coding sequence ATGCGGACAGCGATCACGGCGGCGATGGCGGGCCTCTTGGTGATGGCGAGCGGGGCGTTGGCCTCGGGGCGGCCCAGCTTCGTGCACGAGCCGTACGTGGTGCCGGCGTCGATCGGGCTGCCGGGCTCGGTGGGGGCCAGTTCGGTCGGGGCGGCGAGCGCGGCGGCGGGCGGCATGCTCCAGGACGACGTCGATTGGACGCGGCGGCGACGCGAGATCGCCCAGCAGGAGATGTGGTTCTACTACCGCATCGGTGTGGGTGCGACCGACCGTGGCAGCGCCCGATTCGAGAACTTCAACGGCATGGACTTTGACGCCGACTTCGACACCCCGGGCCTGCTGGTGAGCCTGGCCATCGGCGGGCGGTACCGGCTGTGGGCCGACGGGCCGTGGTCGCGCGTGGGGATGCGCTTCGAGGTCGAGGGGCTGTTCGGCTACAGCCAGTACGACCGGGTCGGACGCGGGGGCGGCCCGATCGTGGCCGACGGCGACCTGTTCGAGTACGGCTTCTCGGTGAACCTGATGCCCGACATCAAGCTCGGGCGCGTGAGCCTGTTCGCCGGCGGCGGGTTGGGGGCGTCGGTGTTCACCATCAGCGACCAGAGCCCCAGCGACTACGACGACTCGCGCGGGGCGCTGAGCTTGCAGGCGATGGCCGGCGTGAGCGTGGAGCTCGCCGAGCCCGTGGCGCTGTACGGCATGGTGCGGTACCGCACGTACAGCAACATCCACTTCTACGACGACACCGACACGCGGATGCGACTGCTGAGCCTGGACGCGGCGTCGGTGGAGGTAGGGCTGGAGTTTCGGTTCTAG
- a CDS encoding DPP IV N-terminal domain-containing protein — translation MMLGLTIGIVMGSVAIESPPYDVAFISRRDGNWEIYTMRGDGGEQANRSQHPEGDHAPRWTDDGRSIVFRSQRSGDGYAPHRMLADGTSIEPTDGSKVYGISFLPDGVRAVRSIDDETGLDVYIEDTRSGERTRLTRDAGENWGPTASPDGSLVLFSSNRDGNTELYLLELDGNGVATRTRRLTETPSLRERYASFSPDGTTVLYSAGPDDAEDGAPDLYTIDVRTGTVTRLTDTPGAEGECSYSPDGAWILFQGRTEEGDADVFAMLADGTGRRNLTSTPGYDGEPVWCPVRREP, via the coding sequence ATGATGCTCGGCCTCACGATTGGTATTGTCATGGGTTCGGTTGCCATTGAGTCGCCGCCCTACGACGTTGCATTCATCTCTCGCCGCGATGGCAACTGGGAGATCTACACGATGCGCGGGGATGGTGGCGAGCAGGCGAATCGCTCGCAGCATCCCGAGGGCGACCACGCGCCGCGGTGGACCGACGACGGGCGGTCGATCGTGTTCCGGTCCCAGCGATCGGGCGATGGGTATGCGCCGCATCGGATGCTGGCCGACGGCACGAGCATCGAGCCGACGGATGGCTCGAAGGTCTACGGCATCTCGTTCTTGCCCGACGGCGTGCGCGCGGTGCGGAGCATCGACGACGAGACCGGGCTTGATGTATACATCGAGGACACGCGTTCGGGCGAGCGGACGCGGCTGACCCGCGACGCGGGCGAGAACTGGGGGCCGACGGCTTCGCCCGATGGCTCGCTGGTGCTCTTCAGCTCGAACCGCGACGGCAATACCGAGCTGTACCTGCTCGAACTCGATGGCAACGGGGTAGCGACGCGGACGCGGCGGCTGACCGAGACGCCCTCGCTGCGCGAGCGGTATGCGTCGTTCTCGCCCGATGGAACCACGGTGCTGTACAGCGCCGGGCCGGACGACGCCGAAGACGGCGCGCCGGACCTCTACACGATCGACGTGCGCACCGGCACCGTCACGCGGCTGACCGACACGCCCGGGGCCGAGGGCGAGTGCTCGTACTCGCCCGACGGGGCGTGGATCCTCTTCCAGGGCAGGACCGAGGAAGGCGACGCGGACGTCTTCGCGATGCTCGCCGACGGCACGGGCCGCAGGAACCTGACGAGCACGCCCGGCTACGACGGCGAGCCGGTGTGGTGTCCGGTCCGGCGGGAGCCGTAG
- a CDS encoding AAA family ATPase: protein MTDRLAHARALFALPTTTADPTRRSALRAARAAARSLVQLDPGQVALLTGPSGSGKTTALTWLRRHLSRANRPVVRPPAHLSRRRPTVEQVGADLDQALGLLSAAGLAEAALLPRPAGALSTGQLARLTIAAAMDRCTPGCVLIVDEFAAALDRATAQSLAHALARWCRRNSITLIACSAQEDTLEALAPDLLIALPPPGERPSPPTIIARAPAEHTIGTRLARPPVQ, encoded by the coding sequence GTGACCGACCGCCTCGCACACGCCCGAGCCCTGTTCGCCCTACCGACCACGACGGCCGACCCCACCCGCCGCAGCGCCCTGCGTGCCGCCCGAGCCGCCGCCAGGTCTCTGGTGCAACTCGACCCGGGCCAGGTCGCGCTGCTCACCGGCCCCAGCGGCAGCGGCAAGACCACGGCACTCACGTGGCTCCGCCGCCACCTGTCGCGCGCCAATCGCCCGGTCGTCCGACCGCCCGCCCACCTCTCACGCCGCCGCCCGACGGTCGAACAGGTCGGCGCCGACTTGGACCAGGCCCTCGGCCTGCTCAGCGCCGCCGGCCTGGCCGAAGCGGCGCTGCTGCCGCGCCCCGCCGGTGCGTTGAGTACCGGCCAGCTCGCGCGCCTCACCATCGCCGCGGCCATGGACCGCTGCACGCCCGGCTGCGTCCTGATCGTCGACGAGTTCGCCGCCGCCCTCGACCGCGCCACCGCGCAGTCGCTCGCCCATGCGCTCGCCCGCTGGTGCCGTCGCAACTCCATCACGCTCATCGCCTGCAGCGCGCAAGAGGACACCCTCGAAGCGCTCGCGCCCGACCTGCTCATTGCCCTGCCCCCGCCCGGCGAACGCCCGTCGCCGCCCACCATCATCGCCCGCGCCCCCGCGGAGCACACCATTGGCACACGCCTCGCTCGCCCGCCGGTTCAGTAG
- a CDS encoding helix-turn-helix domain-containing protein, with protein MAGETQDGPLGPMVFGARVRDRRMRLGLSLREAAERAGCTKGYLSLLERSKRGAPTPGLLASLEGALEMEPGSLAAAAAMETTPKRVRKELEERREQAEAGRQLAALLRGAGPGGLDRAFESGALARLVDRISPADERSGEGEKVGALLPRAVPLINLVPAGQAAEFTDLGYPARVADSYVAAPELGDPDAFAARVTGDSMEPTYVEGDVVIFSPGREVKSGMDCFARLIEPDSETTFKRVYFERTGEGEEFIRLQPLNPRYRARVEPREKVAGLYPAVSVTRKVGE; from the coding sequence ATGGCAGGCGAGACCCAGGATGGCCCGCTCGGGCCGATGGTGTTCGGGGCTCGGGTCCGCGATCGGCGGATGCGACTGGGCCTGAGTTTGCGCGAGGCCGCCGAGCGGGCGGGGTGTACGAAGGGGTACCTGTCGCTGCTCGAGCGCAGCAAGCGTGGAGCCCCGACGCCCGGGTTGCTGGCTTCGCTGGAGGGGGCCCTTGAGATGGAGCCCGGTTCACTGGCCGCAGCGGCGGCGATGGAGACGACGCCCAAGCGGGTGCGGAAGGAGCTTGAAGAGCGGCGCGAGCAGGCCGAGGCGGGGCGGCAGCTCGCGGCGCTGTTACGAGGCGCGGGGCCCGGCGGGTTGGATCGCGCGTTCGAGTCTGGCGCTTTGGCGAGGCTGGTGGATCGGATCTCTCCGGCGGACGAAAGATCGGGCGAGGGGGAGAAGGTCGGGGCGTTGCTGCCTCGGGCGGTGCCGCTGATCAATCTCGTGCCGGCGGGGCAGGCGGCTGAGTTCACGGATCTGGGGTACCCGGCCAGGGTTGCCGACAGCTACGTGGCGGCGCCCGAGCTCGGCGATCCGGACGCGTTCGCGGCCCGGGTGACGGGCGACAGCATGGAGCCGACGTATGTGGAGGGCGACGTGGTGATCTTCAGCCCCGGGCGTGAGGTGAAGAGCGGCATGGACTGCTTCGCGCGGCTGATCGAGCCCGACAGCGAGACGACCTTCAAGCGGGTGTACTTCGAGCGGACGGGTGAGGGCGAGGAGTTCATCCGGTTGCAGCCGTTGAACCCGAGGTATCGGGCCCGGGTGGAGCCCCGGGAGAAGGTGGCGGGGTTGTATCCGGCGGTGAGTGTGACCCGGAAGGTGGGGGAATAA